One Prunus dulcis chromosome 7, ALMONDv2, whole genome shotgun sequence DNA segment encodes these proteins:
- the LOC117635217 gene encoding uncharacterized protein LOC117635217 produces the protein MYGQWYLHSLNPADLYRLLHKASRRGFSRMLGSLDCLHWEWKNCPTAWAGQYTGYNHKPIVVLEIVASYDTWIWHAIFGVAGSNNDINILARSPLFNDVVNGVSPHIQYVVNGNEYNLGYYLADGIYPRWATLVKTISQPNTPKKRVFSQKQKAYRKDVERAFGIL, from the coding sequence ATGTATGGTCAGTGGTACCTCCATTCCCTAAATCCGGCCGACCTTTATAGGCTCTTGCACAAGGCTAGTCGCAGAGGATTCTCAAGAATGTTAGGCAGTCTTGACTGCCTGCATTGGGAATGGAAGAACTGCCCCACTGCTTGGGCAGGCCAGTATACCGGCTACAACCATAAGCCAATTGTCGTTCTAGAGATAGTGGCCTCGTATGACACTTGGATATGGCATGCCATTTTTGGAGTTGCTGGATCGAACAATGATATCAACATCCTAGCTCGTTCTCCGTTGTTCAATGATGTAGTCAATGGAGTGTCTCCCCATATCCAATATGTTGTCAATGGAAATGAATACAATCTGGGTTATTACTTGGCTGATGGTATCTACCCTCGTTGGGCTACATTGGTTAAGACGATTTCCCAACCGAATACtccaaaaaaaagagtattttcccaaaaacaaaaggcttATAGGAAGGATGTCGAAAGAGCCTTTGGAATACTTTAG